The genomic stretch AGGAGAGAGATTTTAGATGCTGTTCTGCCGGGAAGCATTCCTCCCCTACGACAACAACGGCTGGCTTCAAACTGAGAACTTCTCTTTCGCTACCCGTTCGACCGCCACCCTTCTTGCACCACCACTGATTGGAGCAGCAGTAGCCTAAACGGGTCCCAAGTCCCAAGTAAACGAATCCAATCATAGTGCAGGTACATTGGACGAGTAATCCTTCGGTGGTACAATATTATTTCCCTACATTAACAGCTAATATTATTCCTCTCTCCTCTTccctaatataaataataaatgggAATACATTAATTGTAATGAATTATATGTTTTAACTACGTGTATAAGATACATGATATCAATTTTGCCGTAATTTCGATCAAATTTACGAAAGCTATGCACTAACTTCACGCATGCCACTTCCATCACCAAATCATTCAAGATGCTggcttccatctctctctctctctctctctctctctctctctctctctctatatatatatatataactcgatCTATTCGATTAATCTcccttttctgcgcaaaagatcaTGCAACCTGCAACCCATGGATTGATTCCACGGTATTTTCGCAATCTATTTCTAGCTAGACAGCAGCTGGAGAAGCTATAAGAAGCTGCGTTGAGCTCTCTTGTTCGACGTGTTCATAGCAAAGATGGCGACCACAGCACGCTTGTCTGGTGCTATTGCTGTTCTCGTCGTTCTCGGGAGCCTCTGTGGTCTTAGTCAACGTAAGTAGGCATGCTTCGGCTGTGAGCATCTGCCACCGCGTCGTTCTCCGTTCGATGAGCTTTCTTCCTTGTTTGCCTTTTTCTGCAGAGGTGGTAGCGGAAGAAGTTCATAGGCTGGACGGTCAGCGCTCGGTTGTGGTCTCCGCGGACGAAGAGAAGGGGACCAAAATAGTCATCATTCCATGCGTGAAAGAGTGCACTAAGAATGGCGAATATTGCTACTGTTGCATAGCTGCCAAAGACCCACAGTGTTATCAGCAACTGGTGCAGTGTCAAGCGAACTGCGAAAGGTGCGATCCCAAGTGTCCTCCCGCACCGCCGTCGTTGGAGACGCGTCCATGACGAACCCTAGACTCTGTTACTCTGAGGGCCTTTGCTTTGGTCGATTCTGCTGTGTTAGCAACAGTTATGACAATAAAAGCAGTAACGTTTTTAgttttgatagcagataagattttctaactatacgaggaaatctcttacTCTGTTGAGAGGATTTcctcaactatacgaggaaatctgaaAAATCCTCcatcctaatatgtataaataagagGAACATATTATCTTCAATAaaatttcttcaataattattcttatcttctaagttttccatcatggtatcagagtcattTGCCTAGAACAACTCTCTTCTCGTTGTTCTCTCCTCCTTGGCGCAACtgtcttctccactgccactTTGCTCACTAGTACTGTCCTACCTTTCTTCCTTTGCTGTAGCTATTGTAGCATCGTTGCAGCTTCCTTCTCTGCTATACCTCTATTGTAGCTCAACTTCCTCCCGGTTTTTTTCGAGGATTTAGAATGGTTGTTAGCTTCTCCTTTCCGCCCTTAACGATGCTTAAGGGTCTTTATGAATTGTGTTTGTTCTAAGATGCTTGTTCTAAGTAGACTGGTACGTGTTCCGAGAGTACACCTGCATCCGTTACTGTCTTCATGTCTGCTTCGAAGATAGCAACGTACATGATTCTCGCGTGCATGCATGTGAAGACAGATTTCAGTCGCAGAACCCAATGAATTCTTGGCCACCAACAAAATGGAAAATATTCTATATATACTCCACCCTCACTGCGATCAAGAAAGCAAACGAAGGAGAAAAAGATGACAATCTAAACGGAGAACGCAGGCGGCAGATCTGAAGCTGAAATCAGTCACTATGTCTGCTCTGCAACCCTATGGATGCGAGTGCAAGTGATCCCCACAGCTACATAATGGAGCAGGCATTCGGGTTGTCATCGCTGAATAGAGAGGTAAGCTGGTCCTCCGGCCTGACCACTTGGCTGGAGACTGCAATGACCTCCATATTCCTGACATACCCAGGGGGTGCCTTCTTGTCGTAGGTTGGGGCAACGTACGGGTGGGCAACCAGGTTGTAAGGAACGTAAGGCCAGAGCTCAGCCTTCTTCCCGGTGGATTGAACCCTCTTGATCACCTTGTGTGGCTCAACATAGCCCGTCACCGTCACCTTGTATTGCTTTCTGTTGATGTCCACCGACTGCACTCCTGGCAAGGACGGTGAGAACTGCATTAGAACATTGGTCGCACAGACAACCATCGGAGGAGA from Musa acuminata AAA Group cultivar baxijiao chromosome BXJ1-3, Cavendish_Baxijiao_AAA, whole genome shotgun sequence encodes the following:
- the LOC135616808 gene encoding heavy metal-associated isoprenylated plant protein 23-like, giving the protein MGGTLECFSNFLGSGRRHKKRKQFQTVELKVRMDCEGCELKVRNALSTMRGVQSVDINRKQYKVTVTGYVEPHKVIKRVQSTGKKAELWPYVPYNLVAHPYVAPTYDKKAPPGYVRNMEVIAVSSQVVRPEDQLTSLFSDDNPNACSIM